Genomic segment of Salvelinus sp. IW2-2015 linkage group LG17, ASM291031v2, whole genome shotgun sequence:
AAGCCACTGAACTATTAGACCCTTAACAAGAAAAGGCATGTTCTGTATGTATGCAGGGCCACAGCAACTCCTCATTTGTTTTAGCGAACAACATGGGCAACATGGGAACGAaggtctgactgtgtgtgtacatgtcatTTGTATGTGTGCCTCCTCACATCCCCACTCAATCTGTTTGGTTGCCAGGCGGCTTTGTTTAGTGCAGTGGCCGGGTGGCTGTGCTCCTGACTGGGCTCGGTGGGGCTGCCAGCAGTACAGGGCttggggaggaggaggtgcaTCTGCTCTGTAAGTGTGTACTGTGGTGCATCTGTGGCAACGCAGCTAGCATCTCATTACAGAGCTGGCTGCCAGCCTCATTCGGAtcagacagcttggctgtcacacacacacacacacacacacacacacacacacacaggatgcagGGACAGAGGGGGAAGTGGTGGGAATGCACAAGGACGTTTGTTTTCTAGGAAAATTATTAACAACAGATATAGACACTTAGAATCTTCAGAGTGGAAGGAGAAATGTATCTGGCTGGCAAATTAGGGTTGAAGTGAGCATATTTCCTCTGAAAGGATAGCCTGTCAGGAATCCAAATGTATAATTTCACTCTTGGAAATAATAGACCAATATATTTTCTTTGTCTATTGCAGGTAGTAAAGGTTGCTGGGAGCAACATCTCCCACAAGTTGCGTCTGTCCAGCGTGAAGCCGTCTGACGAGGGCACGTACGAGTGCCGCGTGATCGACTTCAGCGACACCGATAGCAATGCCCGCCACCACAAGGTGAGGGCCTATCTGCAGGTGGAGCCAGAGAGCAACCATAACCCGGCGCTGCGCCACCACGGGGCCAACTTCCAAACCAAGGACACCAAGGTTCTGGCAGGCAGCGGCCACCAGCCGGAGCATGGCAAGCACTCGCCAGCAGCCCACCACAGCCACCACAAACCAACAGGCACTGGGAGGGAGCTGAGGAAGAGGTCTGCTGAGGATGACAGCGCTACTGACTGCACTGACAGCTGTCCTCTAGGCCTCACAGCTCACCCATAACCTCCCTAACCTGCTCCGGCCTCAGCTCCAAGCTCCAACCTTGTCCTACACCTCAGAAGGGCAAGTCCAGTCCTGGAGGACCACAGTGTGTAGAGACTTTTGATTCAACCACCCCAGCTGTAACATACATGATTAAACTAAAGTCTCTGTACACACCACTTCCCCTGTTGCGTACCCCTGCCCTCTGCCCAACATGCACACACCAAATGGACTCTGGTGCCACCCCAGTCCTATACCTtggcctctctcatctccccttaCACTGCCCTAACGCAACAATGTCCCACCAAAAACACCTCAGCTCCACTCCCAGTCCTAGCCCCCTCTTTCTATATCACAACCctctagatcaggggtgtcaaagtcatttTTCCCTGGGGGCTGCATACCATTTTCAACGAGGTCCAGAGGGCAGCACtgaaaattggttatatttcctcACCGTCAAAATTAGCTAAAAACAGTCCTCTATCCATAGTTTTGGGAATTTACCCCTGACTCTCTAGCTTTTATTTCTGTGATTATCAGCGAGCTGGACCCattcaagaaactgtatgaatgtagatcCATTATAATTTTTACACagttttgatttggttttagtgattttaaagtatattgactttgcccccccccccattttttttttttttatatctttaaAACCACCCGCAGGCCGGATTGGACCACCTCGCGGGCCGGAtccgggccgtatgtttgacacccctactCTAGATGGTCCACACTCTATAGATTGCTGTATAAAATTAAAAAGTGAGTGCATGTTCAACATGTTTTCTTAGAATGTTTTTCAACCATCCATGAGGAAATACAGTTTTAAGTTGGACAGTTAACTTGTTGCTTTGTTAATTCATTTTGGTTTGTTAATATCTTAAGTTACTCTCCGTTTCTATGTTGCATTTGATTTAGCCAAAGTAAGATAgagaatatttgtttattttttgctgtCTCTCTATGGGCAACTTCATGGAGAAATATAATTTGGTCACTTTAATTTGGTCAAAGCTGCTTTGTTTGTTGAAGACTTTCCTCTCAAGTATGATTTCCACTCAACCAGAGCTAAGCCAATGTTTATCAAATAAAACCTGTTTATGGTGTTTTGTGCTTTCCCTACAGACTGAATGTGGCATTGTGAAAGACATGGATAAAGGAACTGTTTCTAGCTCTTAACTTTGCTTTAATGTTTTGTAAGAAATCATTATAAAAATGTTGTATATTTTAGAATTTCTTCTAGGTTGTTGGTCTCGCACTAAATGTATGCCtttatcaaattaaataaattgtaCATGAACCTATTTACCTATTTATTGTGACTTGAATGCAAACTGCCTTCAGAGTAACTTCATTATTTAGTACCTCTAGTATGTACGGGCTTGAGACGTTAATGATGGAAAATATGTTTGTATTACATTCATCATGAAAAGTCAGCATCTGACCTTGCAATTATTTATATGCTAATACACACTGATTTGTATGCTGCCATTGTAGAGACATTATTATTCAAAGCCAGAATACTCCATCACAGTCAACTCATAAGGCAGTCATATATTTCCTCTTGCCAGTCTCCTTCCTCACACCCATGCATCCTGAGTAATCAACAAATTGAGTCTTACAGTATGTAATCTCTGAACTGCATTACTCTTAGGTGTGCCAAACAGTGCCTGCCTAATCAGTCAAACTAGGCTGTCAGATGATTTGATAATTAATAGAATATGAACCCTTGCTGCATGAAATTATCAAGCCTGGTTGGAGGGAAATCGCTTTATCCCGTCCCTGGCTGTGTCTGTATGGGCTGCCAGGCAGGGCCTCCATGGCTGATGAGTAATGGCGCTATTGTCAGCGTTGGCAGCTGGATAAATAGCAAAGTATGGTGGAGATAAAGCACTCCTTCGCCAACGCAAAGCACATgtggcaaccctgttcctgtctcCCCAGCATGCACATTCATTATGTCACGGAGAGGCTTCCAGACCCCTRAGTCTTAACAAGACCTCACAAACAAGCCAGGGCTCTAACCTACACTTCAACCCTCAGTGGACTTCAAGTTGTATTCAAAATCACGCTAGGACTTTCAATCAGGCGTTTGTGCAGCAAGTAGTGGATCTGTTTTGTGTGAATCAACAGGAGGTTTGTGTGGAATGACCATGACCTCTGGTTATCAAAGYAAAAATGGAACCAAGACCTGAAGCTGAAgccgttctgttaggtgacctaaactgggatatgcttaacaccccggccatcctacaatctaaggtagatgccctcaatctcacacaaattatcaaggaacccaccaggtacaaccctaaatccgtaaacatgggcaccctcatagatattatcctgaccaacttgaatcaggatctcagcgatcactgcctcattgcctgcatccgttatgggtccgcggtcaaacgaccacccctcatcactgtcaaagggggtgacactctagacccaaattgttacagacctatatccatcctgccctgcctttctaaagtctttgaaagccaagttacaaacagatcactgatcatttcgaatcccaccgtaccttctccgctgtgcaatccggtctccgagctggtcacgggtgcacctctgCCGCGCTCAAGGtacaaaacgatatcataaccgccatcgataaaaMacagtactgtgcagccgtcttcatcgacctggccaaggctttcgactctgtcaatcacagtattcttatcagcagactcaacagccttggtttctcaaacgactgcctcgcctggttcaccaacaacttctgatagagttcagtgtgtcaaatcggagggcctgttgtccggacctctggcagtctctatgggggtaccacagggttcaattctcgggccaactcttttctgtgtatatatcaacgatgtcgctcttgctgcggatgattccttgatccacctctacacagacgacaccattctgtatacatctggcccttctttggacactgtgttaacaaacctacaaacgagcttcaatgccatacaacactccttccgtggcctccaactgctcttaaacactagtaaaactaaatgcatactcttcaaacgatcgctgcccgcacccgcccgcccgactagcatcactactctggacggttctgacttagaatatgtggacaactacaaatacctaggtgtctggctagactgtaaactctccttccagactcatattaagcatctccaatccaaaattatatctggaatcggcttcctatttcacaacaaagccaccttcactcatgctgccaaacataccctcaaaAAACGGACTATCcaaccaatcctcgacttcggcgatgtcatttaccaaatagcctccaacactctactcagcaaattggatgcagtctatcacagtgccatctgttttgtcaccaaagccccatatactacccaccactgcgacctgttatgctctcgtcggctggccctcgctacatattcgtcgccaaaccactggctccaggtcatctattcgtctttgctaggtaaagctccgcgtatctcagctcactggtcaccatagcaacacccacccgtagcacgcgctccagcaggtatatctcactggtcatccgcAAAGCCAAtacctttggccacctttccttctagttctctgctgccaatgactgaaacaatttcaaaaatcgctgaagttggattCTTATATCTCCTTCTTATATCTTCCCTCAGATGGGCTGTACACagcccaataataataataataaaaatagccCACCACTACCTaaacatccccatattgttttatttactttttttgcacaccagtatttctacttctacatcatcatctgcacatctatcactccgtgttaatttgctaaattgtaattacttcacaaTATGGCCTATGGGGGGCGCcatctgggttggcgcccccccctggTTTGTGCtatggtggagatctttgtgggctatactcggccttgtctcgggatggtaagttggtggttgaaggtatcctctagtggtgtggggctgtgcttggcaaagtgggtgggttatatccttcctgtttggccctgtccgcggggtatcatcggatgggccacagtgtctctgacccctcctgtttcagctccagtatttatgctgcagtagtttatgtgtcggggggctagggtcagttggttatatctggagtacttctcctgtcttatccggtgtcctgtgtgaatttaagtatgctctcttaatcttttccttctctctttcttctctctctcggaggacctagcCCTAggcatgcgtcaggactaccaggcatgatgactccttgctgtccccagtccacctggccttgctgctgttccagtttcaactgttctgctgcgctatggaaccctgacctcaCCGGACTgcttacctgtcccagacctgctgtttttcaactctctagagaccgtaggagcggtagagatactcttaatgatcggctatgaaaagccaactgacatttactcctgattattattttgaccatgctggtcattatgaacatttgaacatcttggccatgttctgttatatctccacccggcacagccagaagagactggccacccctcatagcctggtttctctctaggtttcttctaggttttggcctttcttggaggtttttcctagccgccgttgcctcctacacctgcattgcttgctgtttggggttttaggctgggtttctgtacagcacttcgagatattagctgatgtacgaagggctatataaaataaacttgatttgatttattgtcttacctccttaatccatttgcacacactgtatatagatttttctattgtgttattgactgtacttttgtttatcccacgtgtaactctgtggtgttgtgtcgcactgctttactttatctttgccaggtcgcagttgtaaatgagaacttgttctcaactggcctacctggtaaaaaaaaaagtgaaaaaaataacatacatttaaaCAAAGCCAGATTTGCAGGCAAATGAAAGCTCTGCCATTCTACTTACGGTAGAAAATCTCAATTATGGCATAGATTGCTACAGCTACTTGTGTGAAAGGCTAAGCAGTTACAACGAAGAGGTCAGGAAAAATGCATTTCtgttataataaaaaaaacagtaattGTTTATTAAAAAGAGGACTATTAATTACTAATACTTTTTTTCCTTTACATTCAAAATACTGGTCGTTTGTCCATCCCTTGGCAGCACATTGGAATATGTACAGCCTTAAccaacacaacagaacagaatCAGCACTTAACATTTTGGTGTTTCAAAGTCACTGTTAAACTATAGGATGAAGTCTGCAAGGCAGAGTCCCTGAAAAGAGGTTGGGGGAAGACTAGGACAAGCTATGCTCTCCTGAGGCTGTCGTCAGTGTAGTGTTCCTTTCTCTGCTTGGGGACAGACGGGTGGATGACTGGGGTACTGTTCATCAGCGCAGCTCACTGGATCTGGATCCCTGCTGGCTGTGTGTCCTCAGGCAAGCCAAAGTCCTCCAGGAGTTTCAAGACATTATCTGTGTATTCATTCCTCGGGAGGCCCATCCCACTTAGCTCCACAGGCTGCAGGTCAGGGTGGGGCGGYTTGTAGGAGCAGGGACAGTACAGCTCGTTCAGAGTCAACCAGAAGGCATCAGGATCCACTTCTATTAGGCGGAGGAAGACACTARACAGAATAGAGATAGCACATTGATAAATTCAACTGAATAAAATGATAATAGAAATCTAACTCTAAAACATAAGGTCATATGATGGTACCAGATAAAAATGGCCTTTTAATTGTACTGCTAGATTTATTATTGCAATACAAACATACCTCAGACAGGCCTCTTGCAGTTTGGGTGGCTGTCTGCAGCTGAGGTAGGGCAGGCAGGATTCAGTTACAGCATCCATATCTGAGTCCCCTGCAAATACAACTCAGATATACCACATATATACCAGAAGGAAAACcaaggaaaagaaaaaaaaatgggaaaagaaaaaaggaaatggAGRgttgaggggaaaaaaatactgAAATGACCTGGGAATTTCACAGCGCCTGCCTCCATCTCCGGATTTCACACATCCACTCCCCACTCTCAGTACCTTTCATAACCATGGCAACTCCATCACTTTGTAGTAGTCCCCTCCCCATTCCCCCGACCCCAGACACGTATTCCCTAAGCTCCTAACTGGGCCGCCATTCAAACCTAATTTCAAAATAAGCTTTCTCGCTTCTTGCTAAAGCTTTTCTTATTTGGCAATTCAACCCAGACGGGTGAAAAACCAGCCTGCTCGTTGTGTCAGAAAACATTGGTGCATATTTGAAAAGATAAATGGGATTATTTCAGAATTCATTTTATCCAGTATACCTATCCCCCTCTTTTCTGTGGAATCAAGAGGTGAACACAGAAAATAAATACTGAGGGAGAGACCAGCCCAGGTGTTTCTCTTTTGGTGTAAATAAACTTAAAAGCGTATCACATTGGGAGAATTTCTCTATGGCCAATAATTGCCTTTCTGGAGATGCCCCAGCGGTGAGGTGGAGCTGATGTTAACCAGTGTGTTCTACTATTTCTGTTGCAgcagcctctgtctctctgtgtctcaactTAAACCGACTCAGCTGTATTCCTCTGGGTGATGTGAAGGGAGGTAGCGTCTTCACAGACCAAGGACAGAGAAGACCATGAATCGGCTCAGCTAGGTGAGGTGTATCCAAACGGTGGGTGTCATGCTGGCCCTGCCTTGTGTGTCTCGATATCCCTTGACTAAGGCAACAGCAATGTCTGTCTCCCTTGGGAGCTTGGTTGGGGAAATGTACATGAACATACACCATTCAATGCAGTCTATAGGATACACCCGTGTAATTCCAAAACAGTGCAATAGTGACACCTCGTGGACAAAAGGCGTTACCGTTTTAACATTCcctaaaaaattatgaaaataaagCTGAGTGTCTCCTAGACTAAGGAAAGGAGGGTGTTGGTGGCCTGCCTACCTAGGTCCAGATGAAGGCAGAGAGCCCCCAGGCCCTGCAGCACAGCCAGCTGTAACTTGTAGGCCAGGGTGTGGCTGTAGACTGGGCCAGCCCTGGCACTCACTGGCGCCTGTTTGGACAGCCAGGCAGTCAGCTTGGGGATCACCTCTTTTGACACCCTCTTCCTCAGGAAATCTCTGCAGGTTTCCCCCAATGTGCACAGAACCTAGAGAGAAAATACATCGTTATAAATACCTAGGTGAATCATAtgtatacagtcaggtccataaatatttggacattgaccaagttattattattttagctgtctaccacagcatatTGGAGTTGAAATTAAATCATGAATATGAGCTGAAAGTGCAgactttcagctttaatttgagtatTACAAATCGGTTGAACGGTGTAGCAATTACAGCAATTTTTATATGTGGTCGCCCTCtttttaagggaccaaaagtaaCTGGACAATTGGCTTCTCAGCTGTTCCATGTTCCATCTGTGTTATTCCCTCATTAGTTCATTTACACTCgcggctccagagtggcgcagcggtctaaggcactgcatctcagtgctagaggcgtcactacagacaccctggttcgactCCAGACTGTATCCCAACCGGCCACCAAAAGTCCCGGAAAACCACGGAAAACAACTGTGGTGACAGAATAATTATTTCCCTggtgaagaaaaacccttcaCAACAGTTGGCCAGATCAAGGACACCCTCCAGGAGGTAGGCGTATCTGTGTCAAAGTCAACAATCAAGAGAACACttcaccagagtaaatacagagggTTTACCACAAAATGTAAACCATTGGTAAGCCTCAAAAACAGGAAGACCAGATTAGTTTGCCAAATAACATCTAAAAAAAGCCTGTACAGTTCAGGAACAAcgtcctatggacagatgagacaaagatcgacttgtaccagaatgatgggaagagaagagaatgGAAAAGGGACGGAACTGCACATGATCCGAAGCATAACACCtcatctgtgaagcatggtgaCAAAGGCAGCAAGATGAATTCTGAAGTGTTTAgggctacagtggggagaacaagtatttgatacactgccgattttgtgtggacaggtgtcttttatacaggtaacgagttcaaacaggtgcagttaatacaggtaatgagtggagaacaggagggcttcttaaagaaaaacMaacaggtctgtgagagccggaattcttactggttggtaggtgatcaaatacttatgtcatgcaataaaatgcaaattaattacttaaaaatcatacaatgtgattttccggatttttgttttagattccgtctctcacagttgaagtgtacctatgataaaaatgacagacctctacatgctttgtaagtaggaaaacctgcaaaatcggcagtgtatcaaatacttgttctccccactgtatattatctgCTCAGATTCAGCCAAATGCTTCAAAACTCATTGGACGGCACTTCACAGTGCAGATGGACAATGGACCGAAGCATACTGCAAAAGCAACGCAATCATTTTATAAGACGAAGAAGTggaatgttctgcaatggccaagtCAATCACCTGACCTGAAGCCAATTGAGCATGCATTTCACTTGCTGAAGGCAAAACGCCCCAAGAACAAGCAGAAACTGAAGACAGCTGCAGTAAAAGCCTGACAGAACATCACCAGGGAAGAAACCCAGCATCTGGTGATGTTTATGGGTTCCAGACTTCAGCCAGTCATTGACTGTTGCAACCAAATATTAAAACTCACAATTTAATATATGATTATGTTTGTTGGTCAAAATACTTTTGAGCCCCTAAAATTGGGGGGCTATGTATTAAAATGGCTGTAATTCCTACACGGCTCATacaataattttgacaaaacCTTAAATTAAAGATGAAAGTCTACACTTAAAGCACATCttgattgtttcctttcaaatccattgtgGTGGCGTACagacaaaattatgcaaattgtgtcactgtccaaatacttatggacCTGACCAACAAATGTACTTTGTCCTAATTATGTAATCAACTATGTATTATGTAAACAGGAAATTATGATTATTTAACTGAGTGAAGGTGGGAGCAGTAGTGAAATAGACACCCTGAAGGCTCGGAGGACAGCTAATGGGTCATCAGCAGTAAGTCTGAGCAGCAGGGCAGGCCAGCAGCGGTGGGCCATGGGCAGTAGCTCATTCTCCTTCTgacttagcacacacacacacagttccaacACATCCAGGACCTGCAACAAACCAAACCAAAAACCTGGGTCAGGACTCACAGAATTGGCGATAGTGAGCACACGTGACAGCAACATGTGGCAGAGGCTTGTATTTTATTGAACTCTCTGGTCTTTAGTTTTCAAGCTACGTATCTTTGAATTCAAAACAATCTAGAGGACTACCTTGAGTCTGAGTCTCAGGCTGGGGTCTGAGAGCAGGTGAATGCAGCGCTCCATGACGTCTTTAGCTATGGTGATGTGGGCTGGAAGCTCAACTTTCACATCAGGACCATCCATATCCTCTTCACAGTCCATGCTTGGCGGGAGCtctgaattaaaataaaaataataatacacgtTTGAATTCAGTGCTAGAAACGCAGCGACACATAACACTGAtgggttctgatttctgttgcacagttttcaattgacattttttaaacatgactAACTGTCACAGCAGCACACCACACAAAATCGTCCCGATGCCTAAAAAGCAGTGTGATGACTCAGACCTAGCTATGAGGAAAACAGCATTCAGGTCTGACACGGTACAGTAGTGTTGAGAACCTTCACCAAGCACAGCGCTAATGTTGTGCATCATTAATGTGAGAACTTTGTTTTCAGGGGAATAGTGTGGCAGTCAGAGAGAGCCCTAACTAACCTGGGTGCTCGGTGCCCTCCTCCTCTGCCCCGATGCCCACTGCCAGCTCCTTCTGTTTGTGGTAGTCCAGGAGAAACTGGCGCACATTCAGCTGGTCCTGCTCACGCCACACCTTCTTGGTTCCCAAAGCGTCACTTGTTCCCGCAACACTAGAGGGGAACCACCTCGCTGTATTGGAAAAGCAACATGATTAAGATTGTGTTACTTAGATAAAGATAAAGGTAAAGGTAAAGGTTGTTAGATAAAGGTTGTCATTTTGTGTCCTGCGTTTCAATTTTCTCTGAGTTCTCTAATTCAAAAGCATGCCATGACATGGTGATAACAATGTTATAAACTAGGGAAAACATTTAAGTGGATGTGGAAACTTTACCTAGAGCCTTCATAAGTGAGTGCAGTACAGTGCAGAACAGAGGGGATGTCTCGTCGTAGCTCATGTCCAGAGCCAGCAGCACGTCCTGGACTATGTCCCCCACCAGAGGCAGCAGGCTGGGGTCGGAGTGACTGAACATGACGGTGAGGACCCTGGGGGCATGGGGGTGGACACCCAGCCTCTGGAGGTTCAAAGACACGTCGTTCAGCAGGTAATCTGAGTTCTCATTGATCAGCTCCTTCAGGGAGGCGTATCCACAGGCCTGGCTGATGTCCCACATGGCATCCAGCGCTGCCTGGCTGACCATCAGGGTTTCATCCCCGGCCTTCTCCAGAACCGGGTACAGTGATGTCATCAGAATGAGACGGAAGTCCATCCCCAAGGCCTGGGCGAAGCAGCCTATCCCCTCCAACTGGATGCAGATCTGCCAGATGTTGCTGTTCAGCTCGTGGATGGTGGAGCTCTTGTGGACCAACTGGA
This window contains:
- the LOC111976256 gene encoding V-set and transmembrane domain-containing protein 2-like protein, with the protein product MGAFGVIVGTLHYMGLYIQLCASTRQGGHAEVENHISGNAVFTEVPHDITAQSGQDVEMACSFRGAGPSYSLEIQWWYIRNHKDWTEKQPWTSNQVVPQDEMSKDATKISVVKVAGSNISHKLRLSSVKPSDEGTYECRVIDFSDTDSNARHHKVRAYLQVEPESNHNPALRHHGANFQTKDTKVLAGSGHQPEHGKHSPAAHHSHHKPTGTGRELRKRSAEDDSATDCTDSCPLGLTAHP